The Synechocystis sp. PCC 7509 genome includes a window with the following:
- the ftsH2 gene encoding ATP-dependent zinc metalloprotease FtsH2, producing MKFSWKTLVLWTLPPLVIGFFFWQGAFATAPVDTTKNTASTRMTYGRFLEYIDSGRVKTVDLYEGGRTAIVEAVDPDLDDRIQRLRVDLPYNAPELISKLREANINLDAHPMRNDGAIWGLLGNLVFPVLLIGGLFFLFRRSSNIPGGPGQAMNFGKSKARFQSEAKTGIKFDDVAGIDEAKEELEEVVTFLKQPERFTAVGAKIPKGVLLIGPPGTGKTLLAKAIAGEAGVPFFSISGSEFVEMFVGVGASRVRDLFKKAKESAPCLIFIDEIDAVGRQRGAGIGGGNDEREQTLNQLLTEMDGFEGNTGIIIIAATNRPDVLDSALLRPGRFDRQVTVDAPDLKGRVEILNVHSRNKKLASSVSLEAIARRTPGFTGADLANLLNEAAILTARRRKDAITLAEIDDAVDRVVAGMEGTPLVDSKSKRLIAYHEIGHALIGTLVKDHDPVQKVTLIPRGQAQGLTWFTPDEEQGLISRGQLKARITGALGGRAAEYEVFGASEITTGAGGDLQQLSGMARQMVTKFGMSNLGPLSLDSQSSEVFLGRDLMSRSECSEAISSRVDEQVRLIVGECYEVAKQIIRENRTVCDRLVDLLIEKETIDGEELRQIVAEYTDVPEKQKFVPTL from the coding sequence ATGAAATTTTCTTGGAAAACACTTGTATTGTGGACTTTGCCACCACTTGTGATCGGATTTTTCTTTTGGCAAGGGGCTTTTGCTACCGCTCCTGTGGATACAACGAAAAATACGGCTAGTACCCGCATGACCTACGGGCGGTTTTTGGAGTACATAGATTCAGGACGAGTCAAAACTGTAGACTTATACGAAGGTGGTAGAACCGCAATAGTTGAAGCTGTAGACCCAGACTTAGACGATCGCATTCAACGCTTGCGGGTAGATTTGCCTTACAACGCGCCGGAATTAATTTCTAAGTTACGGGAAGCCAATATCAACCTTGATGCTCACCCAATGCGGAATGATGGGGCAATTTGGGGACTACTCGGCAATTTAGTTTTCCCTGTATTGTTGATTGGCGGTCTATTTTTCCTATTTAGACGCTCTAGCAACATTCCTGGCGGCCCAGGTCAAGCAATGAACTTTGGCAAATCAAAAGCCCGGTTTCAAAGTGAAGCTAAAACCGGAATCAAGTTTGATGATGTCGCTGGAATTGATGAAGCTAAAGAAGAATTAGAAGAAGTAGTTACTTTCTTAAAACAGCCGGAAAGATTTACCGCCGTAGGGGCAAAAATTCCTAAAGGCGTATTGCTAATTGGGCCCCCCGGAACAGGCAAAACTTTACTAGCTAAAGCGATCGCCGGGGAAGCTGGAGTACCATTTTTTAGTATCTCTGGTTCGGAATTTGTGGAAATGTTCGTAGGCGTTGGTGCTTCCCGCGTCCGCGACTTGTTTAAGAAAGCCAAAGAAAGCGCTCCCTGTCTGATATTCATCGATGAAATTGACGCAGTAGGTAGACAACGGGGTGCAGGAATTGGCGGCGGTAACGATGAAAGGGAACAAACTCTAAACCAGTTACTTACAGAAATGGACGGTTTTGAGGGGAATACAGGGATTATTATTATTGCTGCTACCAACCGCCCAGACGTGCTAGATTCGGCTTTATTGCGTCCGGGACGTTTTGATCGCCAAGTAACGGTAGATGCGCCGGATCTTAAAGGCAGAGTCGAAATACTAAACGTTCACTCGCGCAACAAAAAACTCGCGTCTTCTGTCTCGTTGGAAGCGATCGCGCGGCGGACTCCAGGCTTTACGGGAGCAGATTTAGCTAACTTGCTCAACGAAGCGGCAATTTTGACCGCTAGACGGCGCAAAGATGCGATTACCCTCGCAGAAATTGATGATGCGGTAGATCGGGTAGTCGCCGGAATGGAAGGTACGCCTTTAGTTGATAGCAAGAGCAAGCGTTTGATTGCTTATCACGAAATTGGACACGCCTTGATTGGTACTTTGGTTAAAGACCACGATCCCGTCCAAAAAGTTACGCTTATTCCACGCGGACAAGCTCAAGGACTAACTTGGTTTACTCCCGATGAGGAACAAGGATTGATTTCTAGAGGGCAACTGAAGGCTAGAATTACTGGAGCTTTAGGCGGTAGAGCGGCAGAATACGAAGTATTTGGGGCTTCGGAAATTACAACTGGCGCTGGCGGTGACTTGCAACAGTTAAGCGGGATGGCAAGACAAATGGTAACTAAGTTTGGAATGTCAAACTTAGGACCGTTATCGTTGGACAGCCAGAGCAGCGAGGTATTTTTAGGGCGCGATTTGATGTCTCGCTCGGAATGCTCGGAAGCTATATCTTCTCGCGTAGACGAGCAAGTACGGCTTATCGTTGGTGAGTGCTACGAAGTAGCCAAACAGATAATTAGAGAAAATCGCACTGTATGCGATCGCTTAGTTGATTTATTGATTGAAAAAGAAACCATTGACGGCGAAGAATTACGGCAAATTGTAGCCGAGTACACAGATGTACCCGAAAAGCAGAAGTTTGTACCAACTCTGTAA
- the hppD gene encoding 4-hydroxyphenylpyruvate dioxygenase — MKIDRVHFYVEDAKASRDWFINQLGFQSVTSESNFHACTEVVNNGAVCFVLSSPLTINSPVAKFLAQHPPGVADITFSVDDVENAIARASFGGAKVLKNVQIDTSSGRKWGKISAWGSLTHTLVEKVQQINFFSGASFTGIDHVVLNVDAGDLEPAVAWYQETLGFQAKQAFKIQTERSALHSQVMVSPNRQVQFPINQPASPNSQIQEFLDANKGAGIQHIALETANIISVISQFRRCGVDFLPVPSSYYTQLQQRPGLPLSVAELAEIAEQEILVDWQERIPQALLLQTFTQPIFSQPTFFLEIIERRQQARGFGEGNFRALFEAMEREQLKRGSLQDF; from the coding sequence ATGAAAATTGACCGCGTTCACTTCTATGTAGAAGATGCTAAAGCGTCCCGCGACTGGTTTATTAACCAATTGGGGTTTCAATCGGTAACTAGCGAGTCCAATTTCCACGCCTGCACGGAAGTAGTCAATAATGGCGCTGTCTGTTTTGTTTTGTCGTCACCGTTAACTATTAACAGTCCTGTAGCTAAATTTTTGGCTCAACATCCCCCTGGGGTTGCGGATATTACTTTTAGCGTTGACGATGTGGAAAATGCGATCGCACGGGCAAGTTTTGGCGGCGCAAAAGTCTTAAAAAACGTTCAAATCGATACCTCAAGCGGCAGAAAATGGGGGAAAATTTCGGCTTGGGGTAGTCTAACTCACACCCTAGTAGAAAAGGTACAACAAATCAATTTTTTCTCTGGCGCTAGTTTTACGGGCATCGATCATGTGGTGCTAAACGTTGATGCGGGAGACTTAGAACCTGCGGTAGCTTGGTATCAAGAAACTTTAGGTTTTCAAGCCAAACAAGCGTTTAAAATTCAAACCGAGCGTTCGGCTTTACACAGCCAGGTAATGGTTTCCCCCAATCGCCAAGTCCAATTTCCCATCAATCAGCCTGCTTCCCCCAATTCCCAAATTCAAGAATTTTTAGATGCCAATAAAGGCGCGGGAATCCAACACATTGCTCTAGAAACCGCAAATATTATTAGTGTAATTTCTCAATTTCGGCGCTGTGGGGTTGATTTTCTCCCCGTACCTTCCAGCTACTATACACAACTACAACAACGCCCAGGGCTACCGCTAAGTGTCGCTGAACTAGCGGAAATTGCCGAGCAAGAGATTTTAGTTGATTGGCAAGAAAGAATTCCCCAAGCTTTACTATTGCAAACTTTTACGCAACCAATTTTTAGTCAGCCTACTTTTTTCTTAGAAATTATTGAGCGCCGTCAGCAAGCGCGGGGCTTCGGGGAAGGCAATTTTCGCGCTTTATTTGAAGCTATGGAACGCGAACAACTTAAAAGAGGTAGTTTGCAAGATTTTTAA
- a CDS encoding SDR family oxidoreductase — MKNKVVVVVGATGGIGSALTRKLAVAGARLVLVARNQGRLATLAEELSAEVAIVPTDITKPEQVEALFKQILAEFGQVDALVNAAGAGVMKPYSNLEPADLDAMLEVNLKGSFYTCQGAAELMQERKSGHICNVVGILGKHSMPMASAYCASKYAVVGFSKCMAEELKRFGVKFTLFYFGGVDSPFWDDVSLKVDRKKMLSPETAAEAIMYALAANPQAVPMEINIQPESHLFF; from the coding sequence ATGAAAAATAAAGTTGTAGTTGTTGTGGGCGCAACGGGCGGCATAGGTTCAGCATTGACTCGCAAATTAGCAGTGGCGGGAGCGCGTTTAGTATTAGTGGCACGTAATCAAGGTAGATTAGCAACCTTAGCGGAGGAGTTGTCAGCAGAAGTTGCGATTGTACCTACAGATATTACAAAACCAGAGCAAGTAGAGGCACTATTTAAGCAAATACTCGCTGAGTTTGGACAAGTGGATGCGCTAGTGAATGCGGCAGGAGCGGGAGTTATGAAACCTTACAGCAACCTAGAACCTGCGGATTTGGATGCCATGCTAGAGGTGAATTTAAAGGGCAGCTTCTACACTTGTCAAGGGGCGGCGGAGTTGATGCAGGAGCGCAAATCGGGACATATCTGTAATGTAGTAGGAATTTTGGGCAAACATTCAATGCCCATGGCATCAGCTTACTGTGCTTCCAAATACGCGGTAGTTGGTTTTAGCAAGTGCATGGCGGAGGAATTAAAACGTTTTGGGGTTAAGTTCACGTTATTCTATTTTGGTGGCGTAGATTCGCCTTTTTGGGATGATGTCAGCTTGAAGGTAGACAGGAAAAAAATGCTGAGTCCCGAAACTGCGGCGGAGGCAATTATGTATGCTCTTGCTGCCAATCCTCAAGCTGTACCAATGGAAATAAATATTCAGCCAGAAAGTCATTTATTTTTCTAA